From the genome of Streptococcus oralis:
TTATCAAAAAAAGACAGTTATCTAACTGTCTTTTTTATTTATTCTTACGTTTTGAAGGCGATTGAATAGCGATCTTAACTTCAAAAATTGTTCCTCTAGGTTTGTTATCTTTTACGCTAATCGTTCCTCTTAATGCATCTACGATCTGCTTGGCTAAAGATAGTCCAAGACCAAAGCCACCTTTCTGACGGGTTCTCGCCTTGTCCACACGGTAAAATCGGTCAAAGATTTTCTTCTTGTCAGCAGCTGAGATTCCAATTCCGTTATCCGTTACTGTTAGATAGAGGTGGCGATCTGTAGCATGAACTACAAACTCAATTTTCCCATCTTCTTCAGTATACTTGATGGCATTGTCAAATAAGATGGTCATGAGCTGTTTTAGGAGCAACTGATCGGTCATGAAGGGACGATAAATCCGATTTTCATACTCAAAAATACGATCATTTTCAGAAGCAATCAACTCATAGTTAGCAAAAGTCGTCTTAAAGAACTGTGGTGATACTTCTGCTATTTCTGGTTTGATTCCATCATCTCGACGTGCAAGGTTGAGAAGATTGGTCGTAAGGAAGCGCATGTTGCGAACTTCTTCAAGACTCGAAGCGATACTTTCGCTGGATTCCATAATCGTTGCCTCTGGTTTTCGAAAGAGATTTTCTAAACGATTTTGTAAAACGGCCAAAGGCGTTCTCAGTTCGTGACTTGCATTTTCAACAAAGGACTTCTGCTTTTGCATACTTTCCAGCAAGGGTTTGACACTGACACGTGCTAGGTAAACACTGGCAATTAAAGACAGGAGCCAGAAACTAGCCATGACTACAACAATTAAATGCTCGTGATTTTGGCTGATTTGCTCGAGCTGGCTGGTATTGATTAAAACCGCCGCATACTTGACGTTACTTGATACCGAGGAAGAGTTGGTTTCCATCAAAATCATCCGATAGGTTTCTTCCTGACCGTAGCTATTGACAACTTGGATTTGGCGAATGTGATTCAACTCCTTTTTGTCCAGCTTGATCTTGTCCAAACCTAAAAAGCGATTCCCCAATAAGAGTTGGTTAAAATCCTTGTCAAAGAGCAAGACTTCCGTATTGGAGCTGACATTGGGCTTGATTTCAGCCTTGTTGGCATCCGCTGTTGCTGGTTGAATATCCTTGACCTCTTCAGTCGCCCGATTCAAGGCTAACTGGATAACCGCTTGGGGACTGCTACTAAGGGCTTGGAGTTTTTCATCTACAGAAGTATAGAGACTCGAGTGCATGACCTGGAGGATAATCAAGGTCATAGCAGAGAAGATCAGGGTGAACACTCCAAAGTTTCGAATGAAATAGCTGAAATCATCCGCATACCATGTTTTTTTTAGTTTATTGAACATCTTTTAAAATATACCCGACACTACGCAAGGTTTGAAGATTTTCAGCAAAGGCTGTTCCCTTCAATTTCTTACGAACTTTTGAGACATAGACTTCTACAACGGAAATCGTCGTATCGCTATCAAATCCCCATAGACGGTCAAAAATTTGCGTCTTAGGAAGAATAACATTTTGATTTTGAAGGAAATAAACCAATAACTCAAACTCTTTTCCGAGTAGTTCCACAGGAGTATCTTCCACCTTCACTTCATTCGTTGAAAGGTTAACGACAATATCTCCATAGGTCAAGGTGTTTTCGTTAAACTTACCTGAACGTTTGAGAAGGGCTTGGATCCGCATTTTGAGTTCTTCAAGGTAGAAAGGTTTGGTGAGGTAGTCATCCGCTCCAAGCTCAAAACCGTGTCCCTTGTCATCCAAACTCTCTTTGGCAGTCATGATAAGGACTGGTGTCGTGATTCCTTTTTCACGCAATTCTTTCAGAACTTGGAAGCCATTTTTTTCAGGCAACATCAGGTCAAGCAAAATCAAGTCATAGACGCCACTTTCAGCTTCGTAAAGACCTTCTTCTCCATCAAAAACCTGCATGACATCTGCAAAATCATCCAAAAAGTCAAATACTGAGTTTGACAGGCCTAGGTCGTCTTCTACTAATAAGATTTTTATCATCAGAAACTCCTCCTTGTTATGATTATTATACCAAAATTGCCTTAAAAAAAACTCAACTCTCTCTTCTTTTAAGATAGAAAGTTGAGTTTTTGTTTACATTTTGAACGAATTAAGCCTTGCCATATTGGGCTACAACAGCTTCGACTGCTGCTTTCTCACGCTTAATCAAGTCAACACGC
Proteins encoded in this window:
- a CDS encoding sensor histidine kinase; this encodes MFNKLKKTWYADDFSYFIRNFGVFTLIFSAMTLIILQVMHSSLYTSVDEKLQALSSSPQAVIQLALNRATEEVKDIQPATADANKAEIKPNVSSNTEVLLFDKDFNQLLLGNRFLGLDKIKLDKKELNHIRQIQVVNSYGQEETYRMILMETNSSSVSSNVKYAAVLINTSQLEQISQNHEHLIVVVMASFWLLSLIASVYLARVSVKPLLESMQKQKSFVENASHELRTPLAVLQNRLENLFRKPEATIMESSESIASSLEEVRNMRFLTTNLLNLARRDDGIKPEIAEVSPQFFKTTFANYELIASENDRIFEYENRIYRPFMTDQLLLKQLMTILFDNAIKYTEEDGKIEFVVHATDRHLYLTVTDNGIGISAADKKKIFDRFYRVDKARTRQKGGFGLGLSLAKQIVDALRGTISVKDNKPRGTIFEVKIAIQSPSKRKNK
- the ciaR gene encoding two-component system response regulator CiaR is translated as MIKILLVEDDLGLSNSVFDFLDDFADVMQVFDGEEGLYEAESGVYDLILLDLMLPEKNGFQVLKELREKGITTPVLIMTAKESLDDKGHGFELGADDYLTKPFYLEELKMRIQALLKRSGKFNENTLTYGDIVVNLSTNEVKVEDTPVELLGKEFELLVYFLQNQNVILPKTQIFDRLWGFDSDTTISVVEVYVSKVRKKLKGTAFAENLQTLRSVGYILKDVQ